The following nucleotide sequence is from Barnesiella viscericola DSM 18177.
AAAAACAAAGCAGCAGTAAACAAGTATAAATTATTTTTTACAACCAGTTATTCTACAAATGCTTTCAATCCACCTGAAACCATCATAGGAGAACAAAACTCAGTCTGTACAGAGACTTTCCTTTTGATTGGACCATTTGACACTGAGATAGAACAGAAAAATTGTTATAAATACATTTGTACAAACTTTTTTAAGGCATTATTGTTTTTTGGTCGAGGTACTATGCAAGTATCTCAAGATGTTTTTAGATTTATTCCACTACAAGATTTTAGTAATCAAAGCGATATTAAATGGAACAAATCTATATCAGAAATAGATCAACAATTATGCATAAAATATGCTTTTACCCAGCAAGAAGTATTATCTATCGATAGAAATCATTTATAAAACTCTTTTACGAATATCAGTGAAAGGCACTATAAAATATTTTGTGTAAATGGAAATACGGGATTCAGAAATGAGTCTCGTATTTTTTATTGTATACATTTGCAAAATGAAAAAGATTATGAAAGAAAAAAATCAAGTAGTGCCTGATGAGGTGTTAAGCAAAGAGTTCCTTAGCCAGTTCAAAACAGAAGCCGATGTAAGCAAGTTCCTGAAGCAATTGCATGCCCAGGTATTGGAAAAGATGCTTGAAGGTGAAATGGATGCCCATTTGGGCTATGAAAAGAATTCTGTAGCCGGTAATAACAGCGGTAATTCACGTAATGGCAGCTATCCAAAGAAAATTCAGACCGAACATGGAGAAGCAGTCATCTCTATACCCCGTGATCGTAACGGTCAATTTGAGCCAATAGCCGTACCCAAACATGAGAGTCGTGGACTTTCTATAGAAAAGCTTGTTATCTCCCTATACGCCAAAGGAATGAGTGTTTCTGATATAGAAGAAGAAATGCGTGAGATTTATGAGATAGAGCTCTCTACATCAGCCATTTCCATCATTACCAACAAGGTAAACCAGGCCGCCCAGGAATGGTAGAACCGCCCTTTGGATCCTGTTTATCTGATAGCCTGGATGGACGGTATTGTTTTCAAAGTACGGGATAACGGCAAGATCATAAACAAGACCGTTTACCTTTGCGTCGGACTAAAACAGAACGGCCTGAAGGAAGTCCTTGGCATGTGGGTCGGCAAATCGGAAAGCTCTTCTTTCTGGATGGGTGTTCTGACCGATTTAAAGGCACGTGGAGTACAGGATATACTGATTACCTGTACCGACAACCTGAATGGATTTACAGATACCATCCGCACCGTATTCCCTCAGTCATCTACTCAAATCTGTGTGGTGCATCAGATCAGAAACTCCTGTAAATATGTCGTTGACAAGGACAAGAAAGAGTTTACGGCGGATATGAAGAATATCTATAATGCACCCAACAAAGAGGTTGCGGCCACAGAACTTGACAATCTGGAAAAGAAATGGGGAGGAAAGTATCCATACGCCATACTTTCATGGAGAAACAACTGGGATGATTTGACAGTTTTCTTCCAGTTCCCGCTGGAAATCAGAAAAATAATCTATACTACAAATCTCATTGAAAATCTGAACGGGAAAATCAGAAAGTACACAAAATCAAAGCTCTCATTCCCTTCGGACGATGCCGTAAAAAAGACCGTGTATCTTTCACTTATGGAGATTGAGAAGAAATGGACACAGCCTATTCATAACTGGGGCTTGATTATGAACCAATTTATGCTTATTTTTGAAAACAGAATCCAGATATAAGAATAAACTTACAGCTGAATCCTGTTTCCATTTACACAAAATTTTGGACAGTGTCCAGTGAAATAACAAGCATATGATATGGTTATGGTGTAAATATAGAGTTTTGTTCTATATTTACACCATAATTGTATCTAAGATTTCAATGATTTGAATAGCCTCAGAAAAACGATCCTTCATATCATTAAATGATAGTGTGGAATTAGTCCCATGAGCAACATTATTTCTTTCTCTATTTAATACAGAAAATGCTTCTTTTAAACTTTCACTGTTTGGTAAAGTTGTTATTGCTGACTTGAAATTTTGATTTTTGTTATCATCAAAACGTTTTAATGCTTGACATATGTTTTCATAAGTAGGATTCATTGATGCATCTCTTAAATGATATCCTATAAATTGTCCCAGTTGCGGTGCCGCATTTTCATAATAATCTGCAATAATTGTTTTATAACAGACTTCAAGAGTTCCACATATGCGGATCAAAGAATATTTGGTCAGATATCCAGAGAGTGGGCTAGTACTCCCAACCCCATTTATAATACCTGTAATACGGTCTAGCTCGGCATTACAGTCATCGATAGCAGCCTTGGCATTAATATTATTAATCATAGTTTTATACCATATAAAAAATGGAGTGCGCAAGAGATGCGTGTTCGGATATTATCTATTTTCATAGTACCTTGAGATATACTTTCCCTATATGTCGCATCTCTTAATAATGCAAGGCGTTTCTCTGGTAAATTTTTTACTACATCAATGCATCCTTTTTTTAATGCTATTGAAGTTGCAATCATTATAGAATCAAAAACTGTAGGGTATAGTCTACGTCTTATTTTAGAGAGATCATTTTGTAGATTAAAAAATGCTTCTTCTCCCATATTTGTATAGATAAAATCTATAACAGAATAAAATTCACTTTCTTTTTCAGCAATAAAATCTGTAGAGGCATTAATATTTGATTGCATATATTTATTTAGAGTCTGCTTTAAACTTATTTTCTTTTTGTCAGAATTATATATTTCTACAGAATTTAATGCGTAATATCTAAGGATTAATTCTAAATCCATCATCCTTGGATCTTCTTCTTGTTCTCCATACAAATAACGCCATTGTTGATACTTATTTACTTTAAATAAAAGGGTATTCATATTACCTTGATATACGCAATTACGAATTTCTTGATTATTTAATGTGGTACCACTAGTATTAATTCTTTCAAAAACTTGAAAGAGCCCAGAATCATCAGATGGATGTTTTTGTTCAAAAACAATTGCATGAATAGTGTAGTTTTTCAGTCTTCTTTTATCTATTTCAGTTAGCTCTTTAAAGGCTTTTCCTCTCCAACGTTCGTTTATAAGTTCTGAATTAATTAATTTAAAATCAGAATCGTCACCATGCCATATACCGTCTTCAATATAGTCGTATAATGTACGTATTCGTTGATAACCATCAATAATAAGG
It contains:
- a CDS encoding HEPN domain-containing protein; amino-acid sequence: MINNINAKAAIDDCNAELDRITGIINGVGSTSPLSGYLTKYSLIRICGTLEVCYKTIIADYYENAAPQLGQFIGYHLRDASMNPTYENICQALKRFDDNKNQNFKSAITTLPNSESLKEAFSVLNRERNNVAHGTNSTLSFNDMKDRFSEAIQIIEILDTIMV
- a CDS encoding DUF262 domain-containing protein; this encodes MSEHIDFISEEQNEEFSNDDLFNITSWGADPSVRELIQQYKEGDIEKPELQRKYVWKKKDASRFIESLLLGLPVPSIFLANIEQSGKRLIIDGYQRIRTLYDYIEDGIWHGDDSDFKLINSELINERWRGKAFKELTEIDKRRLKNYTIHAIVFEQKHPSDDSGLFQVFERINTSGTTLNNQEIRNCVYQGNMNTLLFKVNKYQQWRYLYGEQEEDPRMMDLELILRYYALNSVEIYNSDKKKISLKQTLNKYMQSNINASTDFIAEKESEFYSVIDFIYTNMGEEAFFNLQNDLSKIRRRLYPTVFDSIMIATSIALKKGCIDVVKNLPEKRLALLRDATYRESISQGTMKIDNIRTRISCALHFLYGIKL